In Paraflavitalea devenefica, the following are encoded in one genomic region:
- a CDS encoding DUF4194 domain-containing protein has translation MSVTLLPYARAIVQLLRGPVYSDDQEYWNSLLKYQVEITQHFSGLGLDTVIQKEDGYAFIRQAELDDKGTTIGLISRRPLTYEVSLLCVLLRKLLDDFEISNTDNKRFYLKRKQLRAELETFFKEKSNKVKLLKDLDSYINQVLDLGYIKVTENDEQYRDEDTFEVRTIIKARFSNDVCLDFLNQLKEDVKSV, from the coding sequence ATGAGTGTGACATTACTACCCTATGCCAGGGCCATTGTGCAATTGCTGAGAGGCCCGGTATATAGTGATGACCAGGAATACTGGAACAGCCTGCTGAAATACCAGGTGGAAATTACCCAGCATTTTAGCGGGCTGGGGCTGGATACGGTGATCCAGAAAGAAGATGGCTATGCTTTTATCCGGCAGGCAGAGTTGGATGATAAAGGCACAACGATTGGTTTGATCAGCCGCCGGCCATTGACGTATGAAGTGAGCCTGTTGTGTGTGCTGCTGCGCAAGCTGCTGGACGATTTTGAGATCAGCAATACCGATAATAAACGTTTTTACCTGAAGCGAAAGCAACTACGGGCCGAGCTGGAAACTTTTTTCAAAGAAAAGAGCAATAAGGTAAAGCTGCTGAAGGACCTGGACAGTTATATTAACCAGGTGCTGGACCTGGGTTATATCAAGGTAACGGAAAATGATGAGCAATACCGGGATGAGGATACGTTTGAAGTGCGCACGATCATCAAGGCGCGGTTTAGCAATGATGTATGCCTGGATTTTTTAAATCAACTGAAAGAAGATGTTAAGTCTGTTTAG